The DNA sequence TAATGCTCCACAACAATAACAAAGGGAGCAGTTCAGAGCTCGCAGGGGCTGCTGGAAAGGAGCCTCCTAAGTGATTTAAGGGTCCACGAACTGTTACTTTCTTCATAGAaaaaagtatatttatatatttttatattggcTTACATAATCTACCTCAACCTTTCGTCGACGTGTCGTCTTTGTTTTGTTGAAATTAGGCTACCTTCCTGTTTACAATAGTCTTGGGCTATTTCTCCGCTTTCTTTGCCGCAGGTGAGTCTTTGTTTACCGCTTTTTGCCTTTTTTCGTTAAATTTTTCTAGCAAACATCGATATTAACAACGTAGAGTGAATCCGAAGTAGTTGTTGCGACATAATTTTAGAAGTAGTCtaaaacttttatttatttatttattttttggtatGCTGGAAAGTTGTAAAATATGTTTTGCCGTCTTTTTGGAAGGCTTGGCCGTCATGGGCCGTATATACGAACGTGTGGGCCCGTGGTTCGGTAGGTGAAGTGATCAGTTATCTGCCGGGTTTATGATGCAGTCTGTGCTCAGAAGGCCCAGCGCTCCGTGTGCAGTTGCAGTCCGCCCTGTTGGTGTTGAGTTTCGCTCTGGACCCTGTGTCGCCCTCCCCCACCCGAACATCATCTACACCGGTCCAAAGAAGGCTGCATCATTATACATTTAGTGTTCAATACCATTTAAACGGGCCGGCATCCTATACCTGTGGTGTATTCCACTCGTACGTTTGCTGTTAAGCGTTTATTAAACGTACCTTGCAATATCGCTGTTCATACGATAATCCCGTAGGATACTGAactgtgtttattgtgtttgtaggaTCTCGTAGTTCGGTTTTTAGACCCAAATGGGCTGATACTGCGGTATATTCATGTTTGTTCGAGACAATGTGCTGTTACATCAGACTTTAACTGACGATTTGAACACTTTACGCTCGGTTGAACGTAACACTGAGGATTTTCCTCTAACCTGTAGGCCTATTATGTTTTGGATTTGGACTATTTGCAGTACTTAAATCATTCATAACAAAAGCTGTGTGGTCTTGGACTATTGTTGTCTTGTTGTTTGGGTCTCATCCTGCCTGACCCCAAATAATCCCTTTTAAACGGACAAAGCACGACGAGCAGGTGCAAAAGATCGTTTTATGAATCGTTAGATTATTAGATAAAGACACAGAAGGTTGTGGTATAGGGCTATGTGTTTCATTGCATAGCTGTCTTGCATGGTTATCTTTTACATGCAAAACAGCAGGTAAGAGCTCACTCACACCATGAGTCACAGGTCTGAACAAAGTGAAGAGTAGTGAAGAAAATTAGAATACAGAGAGTGCTGTGGTAAAGCAGTGGCTGTAATTCAGGGGTGTGTGGCATGCTTTTGACTTTATTAAATGTACTAAGAGTTTATCGGTGAgtaaaacatttaaacaatTCTGCCTGTGTAGTtctttgggggggagggggtgtgaggAACTGCCACATAACAGAACCGGTTTATACAGCATGCTGGTCTACATAGCATTTTTAATCAGAATACCACAGCTGACTCTAAAGAATCTAAAAATGTGTCCATAATGCCGACCCACTGCAAACTCTGATGTCAATTGTACAATTGATGTCAAGCGTAGTGTAATGCTGTTTATAATATACTTTATGCACTCATTTGGATTTTAAAAattcagcttttttttttttactaattaTTACTTTTCTTGACTGATGGTGTACTTGTGTGTTTGATGGATTCTCTTTTTCCCCCATGTTTTGTCCTTAGTGCCTTCCATTTTTGCACAACTGATGAAGACCATGATGAACCATTAGGTGTTCTTCATGCACGAAGGAGAAACGAATGCACTTAAGCACCTTTCCGGAGGTTTCTGCTAGCGGCTCCAGCAGCTGATGACCAAAGAGCTTCAACCTCAGCCGACGCTAGGACTGACCCAGCCTGCTCCACATCCAGCGTCCCCACCATGTTCCAGAGGTTCACCAGCATCCTGTTTGGAGACTCCATGGATGAGGCCAGCCGAACCCCTGTGGAGGTGGGCTTCAGTGAAAATGAAGACGGTGAACAATGGATCCTTGTCGATTACCTTGGTGAGTGAAATTTCATGTAGTCTTTTCATATTATGTTACAGAGTAGTTTGTTTAACAGTTGAACCTAGTTTTTAGGTTTTCTGGCACAACATCAAAAGTCTTTTTTCAAGACTAATGAGTATCAGGACCTGTGATGACCCCCAGCCCACTTGAACTAATGGCACTGTGATGTTAATTTACCAGTAAGAGGCGTAGTACAGGCCCCTGAAACCCACACCCTGAGGGGGCACAGAGCAGAGATGCTTACCATATGCTAGCTGTTCAAATGAAGCTCTGCATCATGTTGGTTGTGAATCCTTCAGGAACAAGGAAATCAGACTAGCAAGGATAAGTCAGATATCAGTCAATGGACAGTTAATCTTTTGATGCATATTTAATTggatctggtgttggtgtgaattacacacatacatggtCTCTGGAACagcagggagagaggaagacagagtaTCTGGTAAAGTTCTTTTGCCCAGGACTAAGGACTAGGAAAAGTTTTGAAAAGACCAAAACATTGGTTGATGCCAGATCAGCTGAGTAGGACAATTAGGACAAGACTCTTTGGAGGCTCAGATATCTTTAGATCTTTCCACTTGGATTGATTGCTGCCATCATTGCATAATGATGACTGGATAAAAGTTTCATTGCTGTCATGAGGAGAGTAAGGAGTGATGTATGATGGGTAAGAACCTGTTGTTAAAACAACTGATCAGAAACGCCACCTGGATGTTTTCTGTCAGCAAGAAGGCTTTTGTCCAGCTTTGGATGGAAGGTTTGCAGAATTAATGGTTTGGCTATATAAAGGCTTTCTGTTTAAGTGCTCATGCTTTAAGCATTTACAGTATTATGTTGTGCAGTATCTTTTGTGAATTTTTCAATAATTTGTAGATTCGGTTTTTTTACATGGAATAATGGATACCGGTGGCTCACGACAGAATGTGTGTTGTTTATTGATGTGAACTATTGGATATAGCTATTTCTGGGAAAAGGTTGAATACATGATTAAATGCTTATAATTTGCCCTGGATAAAACAAAATCAGCAAATGTTTCCTGCATTTATTCTACAAATGGAATAGGTTTTTAATAAGTAGCTTTTAAATTGGTGATCGTGTCTCATCTTTTGTTGTTTATTCTTACAATAGCCTACTCATCATTTTATGATCTCGATTGTAAAGCAGTGCCACCTAGAGGCCTTTTCTTGTTCTGCACCAAAAAGGCTCTTCGCAGTTCTATTGTTTACACCTTTTTGATGACGTGCCAAGAGCCACTCAATGTAAAAATAGCATTGAACTATGAAAACATATCTCTCCAATAGGTTTTGCTGCCAAAAACAAAATTCTGAGCCAGTGTTGCAACAAAAGATATAATTGATCCTTTCTTCTCTTTCAGATTATTTGACAATTGTCACTTTGTGGAATggaatttaaaaaacaaaaacagcttcTAAATGTAGTTTTTCCATGCTTtgtggtttttcttttttccaacatttttttttgcagGGGAATGTAAATGCTGActtgtctctgtgtttctgtagCGGAGGCCTGCTCTGGAGACTGTGGAGATGGGCTGTTGGACGTGTGTCCGGAGGACGTGGCTGTCCCTGACTGCCCCCTGCGGTGTTCCTCCTGTTCGTCCCTCGAGTCGGTGCCAGACACGGACCCTGAGGATGGGGGATTTCTGCGGCTGGATAGGGCATGTGATCTGGAGGAGAGTTGGTtcatcacacccccaccctgcttCACGGCTGGGGGGAGGGCTCCAGTGCTGGAGACCAGTCCCCTGGAGAACCTGCTGATCGAACACCCCAGCATGTCTGTCTATGCCGTGTACAGCTCCAGTGGCCCCAAGGACCGTCCTCGCGAACCCACTATCCTCAGGTAGCACGCTTTGCTTTAGCACGTCTTTACTCGGTGTCATGTTAGATTGTTCAAAACTGGCGAGGTCTAAGTGGTACTGTGCCGGGCTCTCTCCAGGGCTGAAGTTCAGCGCGGGCCGGAACATGCTACTGGCTGCTGTGCAGCCGCGCTCGCCGCCAGCCGTGCGGGGCTCCTGGAGCAGGCCAAGAGCGGCCGCCTAGCCCGGAAGGTCCGGGACGGCGCGGAGCGTCAGCAGCTGTCCCGCAACGCCCTCCGCCGCCTTAACCTGCTCCGTGCCAGGAGCTCCAGGCAGGCCAAGGCTGCCATAGCGTATGTCCACCAGCCCGGACAGAGGCAGTACAACTACTGAGGCCATACGCACTGTGCACCTCCGACCACAGCTCCATTTCTTCAGCTCTGTGCTGGACGTCTGTCTTTTCACACAGATGGAGTCCTTCAGAATCAATAGCATAGGTCACTTTACTCCGGCGCAGGTACAAACCTGCTCGAGCGTTTATCCAAATCAGGTGCCATTTAGCTCAGTCTCCTTCTCGGAGTCTAGAGAACTGgcattatattttaattgtcACAAATTCTGTGGTGGTTGAATGTTTCAAGGCATTTGTGTATTCTCTGCATGGCACCCTTAACCCCATGCAGTGTGACTGAGAAGAGTGTGAGGTGATCCCCTCCCACTTCCCCTGGTCTATTGGATTGTAATGAGCATCCATGAATTCTGTAGACCTGCTTCGGGCCTTGTGCAGACCTCGCAGTGATGGCTGGTTTCTTTAATGATGTCGTATAAGAATAGATTAGTGGTCTTGGTCTTTCTCTTTTAGGTGTGGAATGAGTTGCTTTTAGCAGTAAAATTCCATGCCCAATATGTACATTATATAAGAAAATCAagtatttttaaacaaaaacaaaatattgattatattacATATCAGTATGAAGTTATGCTATGTGCAGTGTAAAGTATGTAAGTAATATTGATAGTGTGCATTTGGTGTATGATTTGTAGTGCTTGTCTTGAAATAGATGGAAGCTGAAGAGAAGTAGTTAAGTGTTTATTGTAATTTTGTATTGTCGTTTGAATCTGCCATATACTTCTCAGGGTCATGTCAGTTCACCTGTACTATTTGCTAAAATGCAGATTACTTGATAAATATTAAT is a window from the Brachyhypopomus gauderio isolate BG-103 chromosome 13, BGAUD_0.2, whole genome shotgun sequence genome containing:
- the tp53inp1 gene encoding tumor protein p53-inducible nuclear protein 1, translated to MFQRFTSILFGDSMDEASRTPVEVGFSENEDGEQWILVDYLAEACSGDCGDGLLDVCPEDVAVPDCPLRCSSCSSLESVPDTDPEDGGFLRLDRACDLEESWFITPPPCFTAGGRAPVLETSPLENLLIEHPSMSVYAVYSSSGPKDRPREPTILRAEVQRGPEHATGCCAAALAASRAGLLEQAKSGRLARKVRDGAERQQLSRNALRRLNLLRARSSRQAKAAIAYVHQPGQRQYNY